From one Leptospira noumeaensis genomic stretch:
- a CDS encoding sensor histidine kinase yields the protein MNVLLERLGIRKLLNLGVTEQLGLESSVRVQLSNLIAFLGIFSNVQYSIFFTIAEAPYYQVMNFVHTIVVFVFFMVFYFNLKGRYALSKFILVFIISVPLLCVSTFSFGTSGGFYYYFLVFAIIPFVLFSYDDKWWILFLFLMNTSFYVWFEFFGRPGVFREGTLLYRKDIQDLFRVNSVVSCLSFVALVMFYFLRNINRIQKEMIRINDHKDRIFSILAHDLKGPMGTMSNYLGYLTRSLPEREELVMGLKELKKSINQSYLVLESLLDWVQNETKKTQCNPKNLNFSVLLKSTMDILNIQATNKEILWETKVPNDDSIYCDERMTSTVLRNILSNAIKYSHPKGKVVIEAKHVSSFMEIQVLDQGIGMTSDLLEKIIEGKRFTSEFGTVGEKGTGLGLLVCMELLKEQGGSLRVVSLPDLGTKIFIQLPLKR from the coding sequence ATGAATGTTTTACTGGAAAGGTTAGGCATCAGAAAGTTATTGAATTTAGGAGTTACGGAACAATTGGGATTAGAGTCCTCTGTTCGAGTTCAACTTTCTAATTTAATTGCTTTTTTGGGAATTTTTTCGAACGTTCAATATTCCATATTTTTCACTATCGCCGAAGCTCCTTATTATCAGGTGATGAATTTTGTTCATACCATTGTTGTTTTTGTTTTTTTTATGGTTTTCTATTTCAATCTAAAGGGTCGGTATGCTCTTTCAAAATTCATTTTAGTATTCATCATTTCAGTGCCACTTTTATGTGTTTCAACGTTTAGTTTTGGAACCTCTGGTGGGTTTTATTATTACTTTCTTGTTTTTGCTATCATTCCCTTTGTTCTTTTTTCCTACGATGATAAGTGGTGGATTCTCTTTTTGTTTTTGATGAATACCTCATTTTATGTTTGGTTCGAGTTTTTTGGCCGTCCAGGTGTATTTAGAGAAGGGACTCTTTTATATCGCAAAGATATTCAAGATTTGTTTCGAGTGAATTCTGTTGTTTCCTGTTTGTCCTTTGTAGCCTTGGTTATGTTTTATTTCCTAAGGAATATCAATCGAATCCAAAAGGAAATGATTCGAATTAACGATCACAAAGACCGTATATTCTCCATCCTTGCCCATGATTTAAAAGGTCCGATGGGAACTATGAGTAATTATTTAGGTTATTTGACTCGTTCCTTACCCGAAAGGGAGGAGTTGGTTATGGGACTAAAGGAACTTAAAAAAAGTATCAACCAATCTTATTTGGTTTTAGAAAGTTTACTTGATTGGGTGCAAAACGAAACAAAGAAAACACAATGTAATCCGAAAAATTTGAATTTTTCAGTTCTATTAAAAAGTACAATGGATATACTAAATATTCAAGCAACGAACAAAGAGATTCTTTGGGAAACAAAAGTTCCGAATGATGATTCAATTTATTGTGATGAAAGGATGACATCAACCGTCTTGCGCAATATTTTATCTAATGCCATAAAATATTCGCATCCAAAAGGTAAGGTGGTCATTGAAGCAAAACATGTATCCTCATTTATGGAAATCCAAGTGTTAGACCAAGGAATTGGAATGACAAGTGATCTTTTGGAAAAAATTATCGAAGGCAAACGGTTTACTTCTGAATTTGGCACTGTGGGAGAAAAAGGAACAGGGCTTGGGCTTTTAGTTTGTATGGAATTGTTAAAAGAACAAGGTGGTTCTCTTAGAGTGGTCAGTCTTCCTGATCTCGGAACAAAAATTTTCATCCAACTACCTCTAAAACGTTAA
- a CDS encoding ketopantoate reductase family protein produces the protein MQNTFPTIAFSGIGSVTVTIIHAFYQNQVPFKILCRNPDRFQSLGKTPIRFQGPNGKITSIDLKNHLTLADTESEKFDYILIGCKNQNLKEYLEETKPFLSPKGKWILIQNGIPESNFKSYQNQIIGGVVGWNTQTLSDGLYYQSNVGSLILGEMSGDKPNPIWNQILPPHLPVILTDKLNGFRWHKLAINSIINGLAASKRQSLGELFLNYQSRKEALETLTEIKELIQKLNIKEQVVPGSFPIQKLGGGNGALPNWIRHLILIILGLKYFRIRTSMVQDLDNGRTTEIDFINGEVVKTAKELGLPVPKNEWIVSKVKEQTNKTN, from the coding sequence ATGCAAAACACATTTCCTACCATTGCCTTTAGTGGAATAGGTTCCGTAACAGTAACCATCATCCATGCATTTTACCAAAACCAGGTTCCTTTTAAAATTCTTTGTAGGAATCCAGATAGATTTCAATCCTTAGGCAAAACACCGATTCGATTCCAAGGCCCAAATGGAAAAATAACTTCCATAGATTTAAAAAACCATCTAACACTTGCTGATACAGAATCAGAAAAATTCGATTATATATTGATTGGCTGTAAAAATCAAAATCTCAAAGAATATTTAGAAGAAACAAAACCTTTCCTTTCGCCAAAAGGAAAATGGATCCTCATACAAAATGGAATTCCAGAATCCAACTTTAAATCTTATCAAAATCAAATCATCGGTGGGGTTGTTGGGTGGAACACCCAAACACTTTCCGATGGATTGTATTACCAATCCAATGTGGGTAGCCTTATCTTAGGCGAAATGTCTGGAGACAAACCAAATCCCATTTGGAACCAAATCCTTCCCCCTCATTTACCTGTGATTTTAACAGACAAACTCAATGGATTTCGTTGGCATAAACTAGCAATTAACTCAATCATTAATGGCCTTGCTGCTTCCAAAAGGCAAAGTTTAGGAGAACTATTCCTGAACTACCAGTCGAGAAAAGAGGCATTGGAAACACTAACAGAAATCAAAGAACTCATTCAAAAATTAAATATAAAAGAACAAGTAGTCCCTGGATCATTTCCCATTCAAAAGTTAGGTGGTGGGAACGGGGCATTACCAAATTGGATTCGTCACCTAATCCTTATTATTTTAGGATTAAAGTATTTTAGAATCCGCACTTCAATGGTTCAAGATTTAGACAATGGTAGAACCACAGAAATTGATTTTATCAATGGAGAGGTGGTAAAAACTGCAAAAGAACTAGGTTTGCCCGTTCCGAAAAATGAATGGATTGTATCCAAGGTGAAAGAACAGACAAACAAAACAAATTAA
- a CDS encoding winged helix-turn-helix transcriptional regulator: MTKEPKRKIPESTKKNGQWTFLSNHAHVLICLSKDPEMRLKDVAQLVGITERAVQTIVKDLADAEILEKSKDGRRNQYLIQTEQKLRHPLESNHSILELLSLGK, translated from the coding sequence ATGACAAAAGAGCCAAAAAGAAAAATTCCTGAATCTACAAAAAAAAACGGACAGTGGACCTTTCTTTCCAACCATGCTCATGTTTTGATTTGTTTGAGTAAAGACCCTGAAATGCGGCTGAAAGATGTTGCTCAACTTGTGGGAATCACAGAACGGGCAGTGCAAACCATTGTCAAAGATTTGGCAGACGCTGAAATTTTAGAGAAGAGTAAGGATGGACGTAGAAATCAATATCTCATCCAAACGGAACAAAAGTTACGCCATCCCTTAGAATCCAACCATTCCATTTTGGAACTTTTAAGTTTAGGAAAGTAA
- the perRA gene encoding peroxide-responsive transcriptional repressor PerRA — MDLSYQKTKELLESHGIRPTSQRLEMAHLLLERHQHLFAEEVFHLVNSHFPHASRATIFNNLKLFAEKGMLGTLELKNGVTHFDSNIDHHHHALNEETGEITDVEMDEALESKVLDELRESYFKKTGKKLDNVKLIITLRGK, encoded by the coding sequence ATGGACTTAAGTTACCAGAAAACCAAGGAACTCCTAGAATCGCACGGGATTCGACCGACCTCGCAAAGATTGGAAATGGCACACCTACTTTTGGAACGCCACCAACACCTTTTTGCGGAAGAAGTCTTTCATTTGGTGAATTCTCATTTCCCTCATGCATCGCGGGCGACGATTTTTAATAACCTCAAACTTTTTGCGGAAAAGGGAATGCTCGGGACATTGGAATTAAAAAATGGTGTGACTCATTTTGATTCTAACATTGATCACCACCACCATGCTTTGAATGAAGAGACCGGAGAAATCACAGATGTTGAAATGGACGAAGCACTAGAATCGAAAGTTCTAGATGAACTGAGAGAAAGTTATTTCAAAAAAACCGGAAAAAAATTAGATAACGTAAAACTTATCATCACACTTAGAGGAAAATAA
- a CDS encoding PP2C family protein-serine/threonine phosphatase, with product MKLVFSLVFLSTVSLSAEVLSLESGWTFQAEGEMNPKPVSVGVPLVNQGYKVPLRGKYRLEILVPTLPESSLAIYMDRIHSADQTFWNGKSIGSIGSFSPDYYPYWHKVRYYEIPISFVREGKNELTVDIECRETQFRCGIFRSIPIFGSQDQIKDKMVFEDVNQILILALFFGIFLQQAIGYALNRSSKSGLYLAGTAVFFVGWRLPVLNKIHFLLIEPEVLVRLLFFCQFIFPVFIMLFVHSLFDRRITKLAVITFFLDTVLALFQLFSMDPDSRFYLVYIWYLLLGIKVPILIQLLIKNYKKTAEAIVVSLGALVATFFGIADVITDVLTGKNAYLTQYGILTFLFTGVFAIALQSARTRKELRNLNESLEMLVTLRTQELHKQYKLLHDDLVMAAGLQSKLIPPMEFKHNTLSVASVFMPMEKIGGDYFDYFIHKDGSITFLLCDVLGHGIAAALIASMLKVNFLEIAPKEKDPALFLSELNLKMLPVVEKNYITAVVSHFDLEKSILKYSLMGHPSPYSMNVISNSLTPLGGRGPIMGWKKDVFVETFTRDLKPGDRFFFYTDGITESQNRHRELYGELRLKEQLAAGLNLPPKDLNEKIKKDIRNFAFRLSDDVTYFTIDIK from the coding sequence ATGAAACTCGTTTTTTCATTGGTGTTTCTTTCTACTGTATCACTCAGTGCAGAGGTTCTATCATTAGAATCGGGTTGGACATTTCAAGCCGAGGGGGAAATGAATCCTAAACCGGTGTCAGTCGGTGTCCCTTTGGTCAACCAAGGATACAAAGTCCCTTTACGTGGCAAGTATCGATTGGAAATTTTGGTTCCCACTTTACCGGAGTCCTCGCTTGCCATTTATATGGATCGAATTCATTCCGCCGATCAAACATTCTGGAATGGAAAATCCATTGGTTCCATTGGAAGTTTTTCCCCAGACTATTATCCTTATTGGCATAAAGTTAGATATTATGAGATTCCGATCTCTTTTGTGAGGGAAGGAAAAAATGAACTGACTGTTGATATTGAATGCCGTGAAACACAGTTTAGGTGCGGAATATTTCGTTCCATTCCAATCTTTGGATCTCAAGACCAAATCAAAGACAAAATGGTTTTTGAAGATGTAAATCAAATCTTGATACTTGCTCTGTTTTTTGGGATTTTTTTACAACAAGCCATTGGGTATGCATTGAATCGTTCTTCCAAATCTGGATTGTATCTTGCCGGAACGGCTGTATTTTTTGTTGGTTGGCGATTGCCTGTTCTTAATAAAATTCACTTCCTGTTGATTGAACCTGAAGTTCTGGTTCGGTTATTGTTTTTTTGTCAATTTATCTTTCCTGTTTTTATTATGTTGTTTGTCCATAGCCTATTTGATCGTCGTATCACTAAACTTGCGGTGATCACTTTCTTTTTGGATACAGTGCTTGCCTTGTTTCAGTTGTTTTCTATGGATCCAGATAGTCGTTTTTATCTGGTTTATATTTGGTATCTTTTGCTTGGGATAAAGGTTCCGATTCTCATTCAGTTACTTATCAAAAATTATAAAAAAACAGCGGAGGCAATTGTTGTTTCCTTAGGTGCACTTGTGGCAACTTTTTTTGGAATTGCAGATGTCATTACCGATGTATTAACAGGAAAAAATGCTTATTTAACTCAATATGGGATCTTAACTTTTTTATTTACGGGAGTGTTTGCGATTGCCTTACAAAGTGCAAGGACAAGAAAGGAACTCCGAAATCTAAATGAATCTTTGGAAATGTTAGTCACCCTCCGCACGCAAGAGTTACATAAACAGTATAAACTTTTACATGATGATTTGGTAATGGCAGCGGGTTTACAATCAAAACTCATTCCTCCCATGGAATTCAAACACAATACCCTTAGTGTGGCCTCTGTTTTTATGCCTATGGAAAAAATAGGAGGGGATTACTTTGATTACTTTATCCATAAAGATGGATCCATTACTTTTTTGTTATGCGATGTTTTAGGGCATGGGATTGCAGCGGCTTTAATTGCGAGTATGTTAAAGGTAAACTTCTTAGAAATTGCGCCAAAAGAAAAAGACCCTGCTCTTTTTTTGTCAGAGTTAAATTTAAAGATGTTACCTGTAGTTGAAAAAAATTATATCACCGCTGTTGTTAGTCATTTTGATTTAGAAAAATCCATATTAAAATATTCATTGATGGGCCATCCTAGTCCTTATTCGATGAATGTCATTTCGAACTCCTTAACTCCTCTCGGGGGGCGTGGGCCAATCATGGGTTGGAAAAAGGATGTGTTTGTGGAAACATTCACAAGGGACTTAAAACCAGGAGATCGTTTTTTCTTTTATACTGATGGGATTACCGAGAGTCAAAATAGACATAGGGAATTATACGGAGAATTAAGACTGAAGGAACAGTTGGCTGCGGGTTTGAACCTTCCTCCAAAAGATCTCAACGAAAAAATCAAAAAGGACATTCGGAATTTTGCATTTCGTTTGTCAGATGATGTAACTTACTTTACAATCGATATCAAATGA
- a CDS encoding NAD(P)-binding domain-containing protein, with protein sequence MWPKFYFQWLTKSVPTGAVEIYPEISDSYETNLPNVFIIGDLTGVPLLKLAAESGVKVWKHIRENKTNALDVVIIGSGPAGLSCVYEASRLHKKYVVLEANLPFQTIQSYPKQKPIFAEPKETLTKSKIKIGDSNKEDLLEYLNHLLEKEPIELQIGKRVSSIESDGSLYTVKTESGDSYTTHSVVIAIGKSGDPKRLGVKGESSSNVFYRFFDPYDSKDKSVVIVGGGDSAVEAAILCSDFANEVTIVHRGKEFQRPKEENRILLEKKVHEGKIKLLLESEVTEINEQNVFVRSPGSSNKRKADLVYILIGNLAPISFLKKIGIKIQNEKSISDWIGFVTLFSFAGLAYLGKASFYGPGWFSPVATGFGGLAILGLISFLFLKWKSGVKNFQTWLLIRNTYLLGVFFYFLFVYLSATYFGYLLFGKYPSFHYTMLYSLTILVFGIRRIIVRKTDYILYQTLSLIFVQIFFLFLLPELILPALGEMGYLGSPDGYIRKEIFPNDAYWKAYGFILAWPLSMGVLYDGGITNFWLGYGLFFTFGVIPFLVYRYGKGAYCGWICSCGGLAETLGDEHRQKMPHGKWAYRLEHSGQYILLVAFLVTTLKLLGVYGKSIHPGLEISESIADSVKWIYDLVVDIGLAGVVGVGFYFLFSGRIWCRMFCPLASLMHIYAKFSRFRIFSEKKKCISCNICTKNCHQGIDVMGYASRGIPLDSVQCVRCSACVSLCPTDVLEFGQIVSSGIRYDSIQAKLRK encoded by the coding sequence ATGTGGCCGAAGTTTTATTTCCAATGGTTAACCAAATCCGTACCAACGGGTGCAGTAGAAATTTATCCCGAAATTTCTGATTCTTATGAAACAAATCTTCCTAATGTGTTTATTATTGGAGACCTAACGGGTGTTCCTTTACTCAAACTCGCTGCAGAAAGTGGAGTGAAGGTTTGGAAACACATTCGAGAAAATAAAACAAACGCATTGGATGTTGTGATCATTGGTTCAGGTCCTGCAGGATTATCTTGTGTTTACGAAGCAAGCCGCTTACATAAAAAATATGTAGTTCTTGAGGCAAACCTTCCCTTCCAAACCATTCAAAGTTATCCAAAACAAAAACCTATCTTTGCTGAACCCAAAGAAACTTTAACCAAATCAAAAATTAAAATTGGGGATTCGAATAAAGAAGACTTATTAGAGTATCTAAATCACTTACTAGAAAAGGAACCTATTGAATTACAAATTGGAAAACGGGTTTCCTCTATAGAATCGGATGGTTCTCTTTATACCGTCAAAACAGAATCAGGAGATTCTTATACCACCCACTCAGTGGTCATTGCCATTGGAAAATCGGGAGATCCTAAACGATTAGGTGTTAAGGGTGAGTCAAGTTCCAATGTATTTTATCGTTTTTTTGATCCTTATGATTCAAAAGACAAATCAGTAGTGATAGTCGGAGGTGGTGACAGTGCGGTCGAAGCTGCCATCCTTTGTTCCGATTTTGCAAACGAAGTCACCATTGTTCATCGAGGGAAAGAGTTCCAAAGACCCAAAGAAGAAAACAGAATTCTTTTAGAGAAAAAAGTACATGAGGGAAAAATAAAACTTCTATTGGAGTCTGAAGTGACTGAGATTAACGAACAAAATGTGTTTGTGCGGTCTCCTGGTTCATCTAACAAACGTAAAGCTGATTTGGTTTATATTCTAATTGGAAATTTAGCTCCTATATCTTTTCTTAAAAAAATAGGAATCAAAATTCAAAATGAAAAATCAATTTCTGATTGGATTGGTTTTGTTACACTTTTTTCATTTGCTGGTCTTGCTTATTTAGGAAAGGCATCCTTTTACGGGCCAGGTTGGTTTTCTCCCGTCGCCACAGGTTTTGGTGGTTTGGCAATTTTGGGCCTAATTTCCTTTTTGTTTTTAAAGTGGAAAAGTGGCGTAAAAAATTTTCAAACATGGTTATTGATTCGTAATACCTATCTTTTGGGAGTTTTCTTTTACTTTCTTTTTGTTTATTTATCTGCTACGTATTTCGGTTATCTTTTATTTGGTAAATACCCTTCCTTTCACTACACCATGTTGTATTCACTTACCATTTTGGTTTTTGGAATTCGAAGGATTATCGTTCGAAAAACAGATTATATACTTTATCAAACGCTTAGTTTGATCTTTGTTCAAATTTTCTTTTTGTTTCTTTTGCCTGAACTCATTTTGCCGGCATTAGGTGAGATGGGTTATTTAGGTAGTCCTGATGGATATATCCGTAAGGAAATTTTTCCAAACGATGCCTACTGGAAGGCTTATGGATTTATTTTAGCCTGGCCACTGAGTATGGGTGTGTTGTATGACGGTGGAATCACCAATTTTTGGTTAGGTTATGGATTATTCTTTACGTTTGGAGTCATCCCTTTTTTGGTTTATCGTTATGGAAAAGGAGCCTATTGCGGTTGGATTTGTTCTTGCGGCGGCCTTGCAGAAACTTTGGGAGATGAACATAGACAAAAGATGCCGCATGGGAAGTGGGCTTACCGCTTAGAACATTCGGGCCAGTACATCCTTCTAGTCGCTTTTCTAGTAACAACATTAAAACTTTTGGGAGTTTACGGTAAGTCCATTCATCCGGGACTTGAGATCAGTGAATCCATTGCTGATTCCGTCAAATGGATTTATGATCTGGTGGTTGACATAGGACTTGCCGGTGTTGTCGGTGTTGGATTTTATTTTTTATTTTCTGGAAGGATTTGGTGTCGAATGTTTTGTCCATTGGCATCACTCATGCACATCTATGCGAAGTTTAGCCGGTTTCGTATTTTCTCTGAGAAAAAAAAATGTATTTCTTGTAATATTTGTACAAAAAATTGCCATCAAGGGATTGATGTTATGGGTTATGCAAGTAGGGGAATTCCTTTAGATAGCGTGCAGTGTGTACGTTGTTCTGCTTGTGTTTCTTTGTGTCCAACTGACGTTTTGGAATTTGGACAAATTGTATCTTCTGGCATTCGTTATGATTCCATTCAAGCCAAACTAAGGAAATAA
- a CDS encoding glycerate kinase type-2 family protein, whose protein sequence is MSLKDDIEFLYWEGVRAATPEYLSHSFWKEHPHLCDLFSNPKKKNYVFALGKAAHSMVLSFLDFFPVDAGFVLTKYNHLPDEVRSKGQMGVLKCREAAHPIPDYNSEKYSREVLSELMDLGEDHQLIVLLSGGGSSLFEIPESGLHLENLIQLNQALLKEGLPIQEINRRRKEFSAVKAGKLLGKLNPLVKVYTFVISDVLGDDPNVIASAPTYPGSEYYLMGNLSNSLSAIQKKAMDLGYEVKTISDSWDKSSEDTAKRAFMELIQANSNPNKQVILFGGELVCPVFGDGLGGRNQEAALRMAILSSSLKIDREWLFLSCGTDGTDGPTDAAGGIIGPDSFDLMIKRGWDPRAELMRSNSYPILKDSNALLFTGATGTNVNDIIILLLAERNS, encoded by the coding sequence GTGAGTCTAAAGGACGATATAGAGTTTCTATATTGGGAGGGAGTCAGGGCCGCAACGCCCGAATACCTTTCCCATTCCTTTTGGAAGGAACATCCTCATTTATGTGATTTATTTTCCAACCCCAAAAAAAAGAATTATGTTTTTGCTTTGGGCAAAGCAGCTCATTCGATGGTTTTGTCGTTTTTGGATTTTTTTCCTGTGGATGCCGGTTTTGTTCTTACAAAATACAATCATCTTCCGGATGAAGTCAGATCTAAAGGACAAATGGGAGTATTAAAATGTAGGGAGGCGGCTCATCCCATTCCGGATTACAATTCAGAAAAATATTCTCGCGAAGTTTTATCTGAACTGATGGATCTTGGTGAAGACCACCAATTGATTGTTTTGTTGTCAGGAGGAGGTTCTAGTTTATTTGAGATTCCTGAATCTGGACTCCATTTAGAAAACCTGATCCAACTGAATCAAGCCTTGTTAAAAGAAGGACTTCCTATCCAAGAAATCAATCGAAGAAGAAAAGAGTTTTCAGCAGTAAAAGCGGGTAAGTTACTTGGGAAACTAAATCCTCTTGTAAAAGTATATACTTTTGTGATATCAGATGTTTTAGGTGATGATCCCAACGTCATTGCTTCGGCCCCAACTTATCCTGGAAGTGAATACTATCTTATGGGGAATTTATCCAATTCTCTATCTGCAATTCAAAAAAAGGCAATGGATTTAGGTTACGAAGTAAAAACGATTTCTGATTCGTGGGATAAGTCCAGTGAAGACACCGCAAAACGAGCGTTTATGGAATTAATCCAAGCCAACTCAAATCCTAACAAACAGGTTATATTGTTCGGTGGAGAATTAGTTTGTCCAGTTTTTGGGGATGGGTTAGGGGGGCGTAACCAAGAGGCCGCGTTACGAATGGCGATACTCTCGTCTTCTTTAAAAATCGATCGGGAGTGGTTGTTTTTATCTTGTGGCACTGACGGAACCGATGGTCCAACGGATGCAGCAGGCGGAATCATTGGGCCAGATAGTTTTGATTTGATGATAAAAAGAGGATGGGATCCTAGAGCAGAACTAATGCGTTCGAACTCCTATCCAATCCTCAAAGATTCAAATGCACTGCTTTTTACTGGTGCCACGGGAACCAATGTTAATGATATCATCATTCTTTTGTTAGCTGAAAGGAATTCTTGA
- a CDS encoding ankyrin repeat domain-containing protein, which produces MQKESHWQETESLAWQEFQSTIPGLDPEKETAFRFARMGDFEGFSKEIPLPEALDWRDEKGNSLLMLASYHGHESFVSHLLGWGANPNENDHSGNSILMGAAFKGHLAVVSLLLNFGADPNYKNPQGFTALDYATMFGRGKVISILDSKVSNISKTKNKRLRLWIQYLSKIFRNHFLKNKKEAQV; this is translated from the coding sequence ATGCAAAAAGAAAGTCACTGGCAAGAAACTGAGTCGTTGGCCTGGCAGGAATTTCAATCAACGATTCCTGGGTTAGATCCGGAAAAAGAAACTGCCTTTCGTTTTGCACGGATGGGAGATTTCGAGGGATTTTCCAAAGAAATCCCTTTACCGGAAGCCTTGGATTGGAGGGACGAGAAGGGAAATTCCCTTTTGATGTTGGCTTCTTACCACGGTCACGAGAGTTTCGTTTCTCATTTACTTGGATGGGGTGCTAACCCCAATGAAAACGATCATTCTGGAAATTCCATTCTTATGGGAGCTGCCTTTAAAGGGCACCTAGCGGTTGTTTCCTTACTTTTGAACTTTGGCGCAGATCCTAATTATAAAAATCCCCAAGGGTTCACTGCTCTTGACTATGCCACAATGTTTGGTAGGGGGAAGGTAATTTCGATTTTGGATTCTAAGGTATCCAACATTTCCAAAACCAAAAACAAGAGATTGCGACTTTGGATTCAGTATCTCTCCAAAATTTTCAGAAATCATTTTTTAAAAAATAAAAAGGAGGCTCAGGTATGA
- a CDS encoding catalase, protein MSKKQLTTAGGQPVSSNQHSVTAGKRGPVLIQDTHLIEKLAHFNRERIPERVVHAKGAGAYGVFRLTKDLSDYTIAKVFQKVGKETPLFLRFSTVAGEKGSADTERDPRGFAVKFYTEDGIWDVVGNNTPVFFERDPLKFPDFIHSQKRDPITGYKNPVRMWDYWSKAPEAMHQITILFSDRGIPDGYRFMNGYGSHTFSFWNQKSERFWVKFHFKSKQGIKNLTPEKASELAGSDPDYATRDLFESIHKKDFPKWKVCIQIMPEKEAENYKVNPFDLTKVWSHKDYPLIEVGELELNRNPKNYFFEVEQAAFSPSNLVPGIGASPDKMLQGRLFAYPDAQRYRLGGNYQLIPVNRSLSPTNNYQMDGYRSEENPSYDNYEPNGFSGAEEDGQISEPPLRISGDADRYNSHKENDDFSQAGDLYRMLKPEERERLTSVIAGTMKGIPKDLVKKNVEHFTKCDPEYGKKIAEKAGV, encoded by the coding sequence ATGAGCAAAAAACAACTAACAACAGCAGGTGGACAACCTGTTTCTAGTAACCAACACAGCGTAACTGCAGGAAAACGAGGACCTGTTCTCATCCAGGATACTCATTTGATAGAAAAACTAGCTCATTTCAACCGGGAAAGAATTCCAGAAAGAGTGGTTCACGCGAAAGGTGCAGGTGCTTATGGAGTTTTTCGTCTAACAAAAGATTTATCAGATTACACCATCGCAAAAGTTTTTCAAAAAGTAGGAAAGGAAACTCCACTATTTCTTCGATTTTCTACGGTTGCTGGTGAAAAAGGTTCTGCAGATACGGAACGTGACCCAAGGGGATTTGCAGTGAAGTTTTATACCGAAGATGGGATCTGGGATGTTGTTGGTAATAACACTCCTGTATTTTTTGAAAGAGATCCATTGAAGTTTCCAGACTTCATCCACTCACAAAAAAGAGATCCTATCACTGGATATAAAAATCCTGTGAGGATGTGGGACTATTGGTCAAAAGCGCCTGAAGCCATGCACCAAATTACGATTTTATTCAGTGATCGTGGAATTCCTGATGGGTACCGGTTTATGAATGGATATGGTTCTCATACTTTTAGTTTTTGGAATCAAAAGTCCGAAAGATTTTGGGTTAAGTTTCATTTCAAATCCAAACAAGGGATTAAAAATTTAACTCCTGAAAAGGCTAGTGAACTTGCGGGATCCGACCCTGATTATGCAACTAGAGATTTGTTTGAATCCATTCATAAAAAGGATTTTCCGAAATGGAAGGTTTGTATACAAATTATGCCTGAAAAAGAAGCCGAAAACTACAAAGTAAATCCTTTTGATTTAACAAAAGTTTGGTCACATAAAGATTATCCTTTGATTGAAGTTGGTGAACTTGAATTGAATCGAAACCCCAAAAATTACTTTTTTGAAGTGGAACAAGCGGCCTTCAGTCCAAGTAATTTAGTTCCTGGGATTGGAGCTTCCCCTGATAAAATGTTGCAAGGTAGGTTATTTGCTTATCCTGATGCACAAAGATACAGGTTGGGGGGAAACTACCAACTAATCCCCGTAAATCGATCTTTGAGTCCTACAAACAATTATCAAATGGATGGATATCGTTCAGAGGAGAATCCTTCGTATGATAATTATGAACCAAATGGTTTTTCTGGAGCAGAAGAGGATGGACAGATCAGTGAACCTCCACTTCGAATATCCGGTGATGCCGATCGCTACAATAGCCATAAGGAGAACGATGATTTTTCTCAGGCGGGTGATTTGTATCGAATGTTGAAACCAGAGGAAAGAGAAAGACTCACCTCTGTGATTGCTGGAACCATGAAAGGGATTCCCAAGGATTTGGTGAAAAAGAACGTGGAACACTTTACTAAATGTGATCCTGAATACGGAAAAAAAATCGCAGAAAAAGCCGGAGTTTAG